The Gammaproteobacteria bacterium genomic sequence GATCAAAACCGACTATGGTGTAAGCGCCGTAGTCTATGGCGTGCCCTCGCTCACGGCGGGCAGCTTGATCGACGCGGCTTCGGTGTATCATCCTATTCAAGAAGATTTGCTACTCTAAACTCATCTGTAAGACCCCTATTATTATGAAAACCGACTTTGCCAGCCTGCCCCTGTCCGCAGAATTTCTAGACAATATTACCGCCCTTGGCTATGAAAAAATGACACCTATTCAGGCCCAAAGCCTGCCCGTCATGCTGCAGAACAAAGACCTGCTGGCCCAAGCACAGACCGGCAGCGGCAAAACCGCTGCTTTTGGCATCGCCTTATTGCACAAGCTACACACCCAAGCCAACCAAACCCAGGCGCTGGTGCTATGCCCTACTCGGGAACTGGCCGACCAGGTTAGCAAAGAACTGCGACGTCTGGCCCGGGCCATTCCCAACACCCGCATTCTTACCCTGTGCGGCGGCAGCCCCATCAAGGCACAATATGCCTCGCTGGAACAACCACCCCATATTGTCGTAGGCACCCCCGGCCGCACGCTCAAGCACTTGGAAAAAGGCAGCCTGCAGCTCCATACACTAACCACGCTGGTGCTGGACGAAGCGGATCGTATGCTGGACATGGGATTTCAAGAAGATATGTTACGTATCATCGACATGACACCATGGCAACGTCAAACCCTGCTGTTCTCCGCCACGTACCCGGAGCAAATCCAAACCATCAGTAAAACAGTGCAAAACCAGCCCGAGCAAATACGCCTGGAACAGCTGCACGATAATAAAAAAATCAAACAAGTCTTTTATGAAATCCAAAAAGGCGAACGTACCAAAACCCTGGTGGCCGTATTACACCACTACCGGCCTGAATCCACTGTGGTATTTTGCAACCGCAAATTTCAGTGCCAGGAACTGGCCGATGAGCTTTGGCAACAGGGCTTCCATGCCTTGGCCTTACACGGAGACTTAGAACAAAAAGAACGCGACCAGGTGCTGACCCAGTTTGCCAATAAAAGCAGCTCACTGCTGATCGCCACCGACGTGGCCGCACG encodes the following:
- the dbpA gene encoding ATP-dependent RNA helicase DbpA; protein product: MKTDFASLPLSAEFLDNITALGYEKMTPIQAQSLPVMLQNKDLLAQAQTGSGKTAAFGIALLHKLHTQANQTQALVLCPTRELADQVSKELRRLARAIPNTRILTLCGGSPIKAQYASLEQPPHIVVGTPGRTLKHLEKGSLQLHTLTTLVLDEADRMLDMGFQEDMLRIIDMTPWQRQTLLFSATYPEQIQTISKTVQNQPEQIRLEQLHDNKKIKQVFYEIQKGERTKTLVAVLHHYRPESTVVFCNRKFQCQELADELWQQGFHALALHGDLEQKERDQVLTQFANKSSSLLIATDVAARGLDIKELQAVINFDMANEAEVHVHRIGRTGRADKEGLAISLFMANEIHRVKAIEDYQNSPVTMESTTQLKLRDNFRLSPPMVTLSVNGGRKDKLRPGDILGALTANTAASNTQLNGKMIGKIDLFDNIAYIAVERPIAKQAVKILTEGKIKGRKFKVRRLR